TGATGACCAAGGTGGGGGTGCGGAAGTTTTTGGCAAAGCTCGAAGGGGAAAACTTCCGGTAGTCCTCGCTGGCCCAAGGGAGGCCACCCAAATCGTGCTCGGGGAACCAGAGCTCCTCGGTGGAGCCCCAGAACGCTTCCAGGTTGTACACGCCCATCATGGCTGCCAAGGCGGCAAAACGCTGGGTATGCCCGGCAAACCACATCATCATGTAGCCGCCGTAGGACCAGCCCATGGCGCCCATGCGGTTTTTGTCCACAAAGGGCAGCTTTTCCAGGTAATCAGTGACCGCCATGAGGTCTTCAAAGACCCTCCCCCCCCAATCCCGGGCAATGGCGTCCACAAAGGCCTGGCCGTACCCGGTGGAGCCGGTGGGGTTGGCAAAGGCCACCAGGTAGCCCAGGCCGGGGTACACCTGCCAGTCCCCCCGGTAGGCATCGGCCCACTGGGACTGGGGGCCTCCGTGCACGTTGAGGATGAGCGGGTACTTTTTGTTGGGGTCAAAGTTGTGCGGTTTCACCAGGAACACGTGGATTTTGTAGCCGCGACCTGAGTCCACCCACAGCTCTTCGGCCGGGCGGATGTCCACCTCGTCCTTGAGGGCCTGGTTGTGCTGGGTGAGTTGCCGGCGGGAGCGGGTCTGCAGGTCGAAGGCGTAAAGCTCCGGGGGCTCGCCCACCGAGCGCCGGGAGTAAAGAAGCTGGTTTTGCGGGCTCACCACCAGGGCGTCAATGGTGGCGTCGGTGAGGATTTTGGCGAAAGAGCCGCTGGCCAAATCCAGGCGGTACACCGGCGTGCGTCCGGCCTCTTCGGCTTTGAAGAAGATGGCCTTGCCATCAGAGGAAAAGGCATGGTCCACGATCCAGTTGTCGAAGCTGCCGGAAACCACCCGCGAGCTGCCGGTTTTAAGGTCGTACACCGCCAGGCGGAAGAGGTCCGATTCGTAGCCTGGCGTTTTTTGGGTGCGGTAGGCCAGAAACTTGCCGTCCGGTGAAAACACCGGATGTCCGTCCCAGCCTTTGTTGGCGGCGGTGAGGTTTCTGGCTTCGCCCTTGGGGTTTCCTTCCCCGTCCAGGGGTAGCCACCAGAGGTCGGCGTTGGTGGAAAGGGCGGGGTCAGGGTCGTGGTTGGAAACGTACACCAGTGCTTGACCGTCGGGGGAAAAGGCGTAGCCCGGATCGCCACCCAGAGAAAAGGTGGGGGCGTCAAAGCTTCCCGGGGTGAGGTCCACCAGGGTGCCGTCGGCAACCCGCACCAAAAGGACGTGGGTGTAAAGCCCGTCCCGCCAGCTGTCCCAGTGCCGGAACAGCAGGTCATCGGCCAGGTGGGCGAAAAGCGGGCCTTTTTCCACGCCTTCGGAAATTTTCTTGTGGCACTCCACGTTGGCACCGCATTCCGGGTAAACCTGGGCTGTCACCGCTAAGAACTTGCCCGAGGGGTGCCAGATGGGATCGCTCACGCCCCCAGGGAAGCTGGTGAGCTTGCGGGGCTCGCCGCCGGCCATGGGGAGGAGGTACACCTGCGGGGTTTTGTCCTCGCGGTTGGAAACGAACGCCAAGAACTTGCCGTCTGGCGAGAAGGCGGGGCTGGAGTTGGCAAATTCCCCCTGGGTGAGCTGGCGGGGGGTGCCGCCGGCGGTGGGCATAAGCCAGATGTGGCTCCAGCGTTTACCCCGCTCCAGGTCGGTGTGGTTGGTGACGTAAGCCACCCAGGCTCCGTCGGGGGAAACCTGGGGGTCGGCCACCCCCACCACCCGGAAGTGGTCAGCAATGGTAAAGGCGCGTTTTTCCCCAGCGTAGGCTGCGGTGGCAAGCGTCAGCACGATGGTAAGGAAGGTCTTTGCTTTCATGGTTGCCTCCTTAAGCTTTGGGGATGAGCTCGAAGTGCGCCGGGTGCGGGTCTGAACCGGGCGCCAGCTCCACCCGCAAGCCATACCCCTGCTCCAGGGTTTGCAGCAACGGCGCCAAATCGCCCTTGAGGAGCTTCACCACCTCGGGGTGCGCCCGCACCGCAAAAACGCGTGCCCCCAGCTCCTGGGCTCGATCCAAAACCAGGCGGTAAATGTCCAAGGCCACGGTTTCCGGGGACTTGATGCGACCAAGGCCCTGACAGAAGGGGCAGGGGGTGGTGAGGGTTTTCCAGAGGGAAGCGGAGGTGCGCTTGCGGGTCAACTGCACCAAACCAAAGGGACCCACGGGACCCAGCAGGGTCCGGGCGCGGTCCCTGGCCAGCTCTTTGCGGAAGGCTTCCAAAAGCGCGTTGCGGTGCTCGGGGTCTTCCATGTCTATGAAGTCCACCACCACGATCCCGCCCAGGTTACGCAACCTGAGCTGCCGCGGGATCTCCCTGGCGGCTTCCAGGTTGATGTGGAACACCGTTTCTTCCAGGTCTTGGCCCTTGGCGTAGCGCCCGGTGTTCACATCGATGACCACCAGCGCTTCGGTTTGCTCAATCACCAGCGACCCCCCGGAGGGCAGGTCAACCCAGGGGGAAAGGGCCTTGCTGATTTCCTCCTCCAGGCCAAAGGCAAAAAACATGGGGGTGGTGCGGGTGTACAGCTTCACGGTGGAAACCAGCTCCGGTTGCACCCGCTGGAAGAACTCCACTACCCGTCGAAAGGCCCCGGGGTCATCCACCCAGAACTCCCGCACGTTGTCCCGGGCCACATCCCGGGCCACCCGCAGCAGCAGGTCAAGCTCGGAGTACAGCAGGGCGGGCGCCGCGGTGGTGTCCCAGCGTTGGCGGATGTGCTCCCAGGTGGCTTGCAGGAAGGCCAGGTCCTGCTCAAAGTCGGCCAGGCTGCGTCCCTCGCCGGCGGTGCGCACGATCACGCCCCCCGGTTTGGGTAGCTCCCCCAGCAAGGCCCGCAGTCGTTCCCGCTCCTTTTGGTCGGTGATGCGGCGGGAAACCCCCACGTGGCTTGATCCCGGGATGAACACCAAAAAGCGGCCGGGGAGCGTGATGTGCGAGGACGCGCGGGGGCCTTTGCTGGGTCCCAGCTCGCGGGTAATTTGCACGAGGATCTCCTGGCCGGGTCGCAGCAGGTCCTGAATG
This Thermoanaerobaculum aquaticum DNA region includes the following protein-coding sequences:
- a CDS encoding S9 family peptidase; this encodes MKAKTFLTIVLTLATAAYAGEKRAFTIADHFRVVGVADPQVSPDGAWVAYVTNHTDLERGKRWSHIWLMPTAGGTPRQLTQGEFANSSPAFSPDGKFLAFVSNREDKTPQVYLLPMAGGEPRKLTSFPGGVSDPIWHPSGKFLAVTAQVYPECGANVECHKKISEGVEKGPLFAHLADDLLFRHWDSWRDGLYTHVLLVRVADGTLVDLTPGSFDAPTFSLGGDPGYAFSPDGQALVYVSNHDPDPALSTNADLWWLPLDGEGNPKGEARNLTAANKGWDGHPVFSPDGKFLAYRTQKTPGYESDLFRLAVYDLKTGSSRVVSGSFDNWIVDHAFSSDGKAIFFKAEEAGRTPVYRLDLASGSFAKILTDATIDALVVSPQNQLLYSRRSVGEPPELYAFDLQTRSRRQLTQHNQALKDEVDIRPAEELWVDSGRGYKIHVFLVKPHNFDPNKKYPLILNVHGGPQSQWADAYRGDWQVYPGLGYLVAFANPTGSTGYGQAFVDAIARDWGGRVFEDLMAVTDYLEKLPFVDKNRMGAMGWSYGGYMMMWFAGHTQRFAALAAMMGVYNLEAFWGSTEELWFPEHDLGGLPWASEDYRKFSPSSFAKNFRTPTLVITGEKDFRVPYTQSLEFFTALRRQGVPARLVVFPNASHWPSWYDMAFYYLLHADWFHRYLGGDPPPWDIQQFLRNQVFEKKP
- a CDS encoding Rne/Rng family ribonuclease, which translates into the protein MTTAIYASVLPFETRVAVREDDRLVELHVEREKERSIVGNLYKGRVSRVLPGMQAAFVDVGLERDAFLYVDDVGEALEEEDVDLQEVRAQTPIQDLLRPGQEILVQITRELGPSKGPRASSHITLPGRFLVFIPGSSHVGVSRRITDQKERERLRALLGELPKPGGVIVRTAGEGRSLADFEQDLAFLQATWEHIRQRWDTTAAPALLYSELDLLLRVARDVARDNVREFWVDDPGAFRRVVEFFQRVQPELVSTVKLYTRTTPMFFAFGLEEEISKALSPWVDLPSGGSLVIEQTEALVVIDVNTGRYAKGQDLEETVFHINLEAAREIPRQLRLRNLGGIVVVDFIDMEDPEHRNALLEAFRKELARDRARTLLGPVGPFGLVQLTRKRTSASLWKTLTTPCPFCQGLGRIKSPETVALDIYRLVLDRAQELGARVFAVRAHPEVVKLLKGDLAPLLQTLEQGYGLRVELAPGSDPHPAHFELIPKA